A region from the Haladaptatus sp. R4 genome encodes:
- a CDS encoding SHOCT domain-containing protein has translation MSGTPIERFQENATEIASILVTGIWLLALLTGQGWWLWALLGGYIVVIPIVELLFGDEDEEEAADEPSSRKQRRQEHRERRRNRRRDRWEDDPQENDDGTRGAANNRDALETLKDRYARGELTDEQFERKLEKLMENDTVEDVEDRFRTDRERNLERE, from the coding sequence ATGAGCGGGACCCCGATCGAGCGATTTCAGGAGAACGCGACCGAAATCGCGTCGATCCTCGTTACGGGGATTTGGCTCCTCGCCTTGCTCACCGGCCAAGGATGGTGGCTGTGGGCACTATTGGGCGGTTACATCGTCGTTATTCCGATAGTCGAGTTGCTGTTCGGTGACGAAGACGAGGAGGAAGCGGCCGATGAACCGTCCTCGCGGAAACAGCGACGGCAGGAGCACAGGGAGAGAAGAAGGAACCGACGACGAGACCGGTGGGAAGACGACCCACAGGAAAACGACGATGGCACACGCGGAGCGGCGAACAACCGCGACGCCCTCGAAACGCTCAAGGACCGCTACGCACGCGGCGAACTCACCGACGAGCAGTTCGAGCGAAAACTGGAGAAACTCATGGAGAACGACACCGTGGAGGACGTCGAGGACCGATTCCGAACCGATCGGGAGCGAAACCTCGAACGCGAATGA
- a CDS encoding helix-turn-helix domain-containing protein codes for MTRDDDPIVTRRSPDEAFGLLGNETRFRILRVLNDADGSLQFSELRSRVGADDPGGFNYHLGKLTGQFVRETDDGYAIASPGERIVGAVLSGWLTAEFGAGSVPVDGACIHCGGRLEAVFRDHGITIDCTDCEWAFTDPEIPAGVMEGFDATDAPTVVARWLRMTATRRTSVSARTAMAS; via the coding sequence ATGACACGAGACGATGACCCCATCGTCACCCGACGCTCCCCGGACGAGGCCTTCGGGTTGCTCGGCAACGAAACCCGGTTTCGGATCCTTCGCGTATTGAACGACGCCGACGGGTCGCTTCAGTTCTCCGAACTGCGCTCCCGCGTCGGTGCTGACGACCCCGGCGGATTCAACTACCACCTCGGAAAACTCACGGGGCAGTTCGTCCGCGAAACGGACGACGGATACGCCATCGCGTCGCCGGGAGAGCGAATCGTCGGTGCGGTTCTCTCCGGTTGGCTCACGGCCGAATTCGGTGCCGGTTCGGTCCCCGTCGATGGGGCGTGCATCCACTGCGGAGGACGATTGGAGGCGGTCTTCCGTGACCACGGGATAACCATCGACTGTACCGACTGCGAGTGGGCGTTTACCGACCCGGAAATACCCGCGGGCGTCATGGAGGGATTCGACGCGACGGACGCACCGACCGTCGTCGCCCGCTGGCTTCGCAT